One Streptomyces sp. NBC_00102 DNA segment encodes these proteins:
- a CDS encoding DUF397 domain-containing protein: protein MHDVYNGMAATGLHGVVWQKSRHSNSQGSCVEFAKLPGGNVAMRNSRHPDGPALVYTPAEIEALLLGVKDGEFDHLATGA, encoded by the coding sequence GTGCACGACGTGTACAACGGCATGGCGGCCACAGGGCTTCACGGAGTCGTCTGGCAGAAGAGCAGGCACAGCAACTCCCAAGGATCTTGCGTGGAGTTCGCGAAACTTCCCGGGGGGAATGTGGCCATGCGCAACTCGCGCCACCCCGACGGTCCCGCGCTCGTCTACACGCCGGCGGAGATCGAGGCGCTCCTGCTGGGCGTCAAGGACGGGGAGTTCGACCACCTGGCGACCGGCGCCTGA
- a CDS encoding FUSC family protein, producing the protein MSWLRALKETARSGFTIERPRLEPLVALRGAIGLALVVETALVLFGPVIAASSAFGAFQAAIATFQRSWRPRPVLALISGVSLSISTFVGYVAGPYYVVFLGVLVLWTFIAGLCWAAGPTGGIIASSNVAIMLVTITLPTSVLDAAAHAGVIIIGGLVQAALIVLFPVRRWGAQRDALADALAAEADYARRLRYDPIAPFDSEALMTARDAAAISAREARHRPAELHGARSIAERIRPVLASLADPAMGVPEEGPQRDRARELLKAAGSVLDAAARAIRHGDPVRLGAPALAALETPETGGLTSGPPRRAADRLIALLHDVVEIAEGAGTRHGSEADPETPHRRRPGLITLLPVVIGRMRGEFHRGSAILRHAIRVTAVATVGYFIGEALPFGHGYWAPMAAVMVMRPDFSQTYSRSVARFGGTIVGVSFATAVVQLADPGPELSAALAVSCAWAMYLLMRTGYAVGQVCISAYVVFLLGMAGSDWSQTVPERIVLTLVGGVLAMVSYAVYPAWETPRLRNRLAGWLIAVGRYAATVIDQYADPAARSNEDVRTALIASREARVEWTETLKKAQYEPVRHRGISRTAATDAQHALSQLGRAAMLLEAHLPDRAATPVRGAAELAEALRGSTEKGAKAVRERRVPEWGPVAESVAQWDFLDAPFDEEPEPGEPVPDPVVRRGAALLLDALVELSFALDDRGAVPSSRRARPGEETEEAEDAEEAGGTGESEDAREGERAEPESR; encoded by the coding sequence CGCGTTCCAGGCGGCCATCGCCACCTTCCAGCGCAGCTGGCGCCCCCGCCCGGTGCTCGCCCTGATCTCCGGCGTCAGCCTGAGCATCTCGACGTTCGTCGGCTACGTCGCCGGCCCGTACTACGTGGTGTTCCTCGGCGTCCTGGTCCTCTGGACGTTCATCGCGGGACTCTGCTGGGCGGCGGGCCCCACCGGCGGCATCATCGCCTCCTCCAACGTGGCGATCATGCTCGTCACCATCACCCTGCCCACCTCCGTCCTGGACGCCGCGGCGCACGCCGGAGTGATCATCATCGGCGGCCTGGTGCAGGCCGCCCTGATCGTGCTCTTCCCGGTACGCCGGTGGGGGGCCCAGCGCGACGCGCTCGCCGACGCGCTGGCCGCCGAGGCCGACTACGCCCGGCGGCTGCGCTACGACCCGATCGCGCCCTTCGACTCGGAGGCGCTGATGACGGCCCGCGACGCGGCGGCGATCTCCGCCCGGGAGGCCCGCCACCGCCCGGCCGAACTGCACGGCGCCCGGAGCATCGCCGAACGCATCCGCCCGGTGCTGGCCTCGCTGGCCGACCCCGCCATGGGCGTGCCCGAGGAGGGCCCGCAGCGTGACCGGGCCCGCGAGCTGCTCAAGGCGGCCGGCTCGGTGCTCGACGCGGCGGCCCGCGCGATCCGGCACGGCGATCCGGTCCGGCTCGGCGCACCGGCGCTCGCGGCGCTGGAAACGCCCGAGACCGGCGGGCTCACCAGCGGCCCGCCCCGACGGGCGGCCGACCGGCTGATCGCCCTCCTGCACGACGTCGTGGAGATCGCCGAGGGCGCCGGAACCCGGCACGGCTCCGAAGCGGACCCGGAGACCCCGCACCGCCGCCGCCCCGGCCTGATCACGCTCCTCCCGGTCGTGATCGGCCGGATGCGGGGCGAGTTCCACCGCGGCTCGGCGATCCTGCGGCACGCGATCCGGGTCACCGCGGTCGCCACCGTCGGCTACTTCATCGGTGAGGCGCTGCCCTTCGGTCACGGCTACTGGGCGCCGATGGCCGCGGTCATGGTGATGCGGCCGGACTTCTCGCAGACCTACTCCCGCTCGGTGGCCCGCTTCGGCGGCACCATCGTGGGGGTGTCGTTCGCCACCGCGGTCGTGCAGCTCGCCGACCCCGGCCCGGAGCTCTCCGCCGCGCTCGCCGTCTCCTGCGCCTGGGCGATGTACCTGCTGATGCGCACCGGCTACGCGGTCGGCCAGGTCTGCATCTCGGCGTACGTCGTCTTCCTGCTCGGCATGGCCGGCAGCGACTGGTCCCAGACGGTCCCCGAACGCATCGTGCTGACCCTCGTCGGCGGGGTGCTGGCCATGGTCTCGTACGCCGTCTACCCGGCCTGGGAAACCCCGCGGCTGCGCAACCGGCTCGCCGGGTGGCTGATCGCGGTCGGGCGGTACGCCGCCACGGTCATCGACCAGTACGCCGATCCGGCGGCCCGCAGCAACGAGGACGTACGGACCGCGCTCATCGCCTCCCGCGAGGCCCGGGTCGAGTGGACGGAGACCCTGAAGAAGGCCCAGTACGAACCGGTGCGGCACCGGGGCATCTCCCGGACGGCCGCCACCGACGCCCAGCACGCGCTGTCCCAGCTCGGCCGGGCCGCCATGCTGCTGGAGGCCCACCTGCCGGACCGTGCGGCGACCCCGGTACGCGGCGCGGCGGAACTCGCGGAAGCCCTGCGCGGCTCCACCGAGAAGGGCGCGAAGGCGGTACGCGAACGGCGGGTCCCGGAATGGGGCCCGGTCGCCGAGTCGGTGGCGCAGTGGGACTTCCTCGACGCGCCCTTCGACGAGGAACCCGAACCCGGAGAACCCGTACCCGACCCCGTGGTGCGCCGGGGAGCCGCGCTTCTGCTCGACGCCCTGGTGGAATTGTCGTTCGCGCTCGACGACCGGGGTGCCGTTCCCAGCAGCCGGAGAGCCCGACCGGGGGAAGAGACCGAAGAGGCCGAAGACGCCGAAGAGGCCGGAGGCACCGGAGAGTCCGAAGATGCCCGGGAAGGGGAGCGGGCGGAACCGGAATCCCGTTGA
- a CDS encoding ATP-binding protein produces the protein MRTDGSTTLEPLRRGLPPADPASITASASITLPARYEAVGSARHFTRSTLCQWQLDSRFDDVALVVSELVTNALRHALPSDVARDPNVPPVRLQLARCASRLVCAVRDPSREGPTAGEAEDSAESGRGLFLVESFSDSWGWHPTPTTGIPGPPVPPHGKVVWAMFLLTAADEAADDSL, from the coding sequence ATGAGGACTGATGGATCGACGACGCTCGAACCGTTACGGCGCGGCCTGCCCCCCGCGGATCCCGCGTCGATCACCGCATCGGCGTCCATCACCCTCCCGGCGAGATACGAAGCGGTCGGCTCGGCACGGCACTTCACCCGCTCCACGCTCTGTCAGTGGCAACTGGACAGCCGCTTCGACGATGTGGCCCTGGTCGTCTCCGAGCTGGTGACCAACGCCCTGCGGCACGCACTGCCCTCCGATGTCGCCCGCGACCCCAACGTCCCGCCGGTGAGGCTCCAGTTGGCGCGCTGTGCCTCCCGCCTGGTGTGCGCGGTGCGCGACCCCAGCCGGGAGGGTCCGACGGCCGGCGAGGCGGAGGACTCCGCCGAGTCGGGGCGGGGCCTGTTCCTGGTGGAGTCCTTCAGTGACAGCTGGGGATGGCATCCGACACCGACCACCGGGATCCCGGGACCTCCGGTGCCCCCGCACGGGAAGGTGGTCTGGGCGATGTTCCTGCTGACGGCCGCCGACGAGGCGGCGGACGACTCCCTCTGA